In a genomic window of Candidatus Poribacteria bacterium:
- the trxB gene encoding thioredoxin-disulfide reductase, giving the protein MNTNTNNREDRNIVIIGGGTAGFAAGVYTSRAMLEPILITGEALGGQLSLTLDLENYPGFFGNEAGVFIQGMQEQAERFGTEVKFDTVTAVDFSQHPFAITTYEKEYRAKSVIIATGASPRTLDIPGEEEYGGRGVSYCATCDGFFFQDQRLIVVGGGDAALEEGIFLTKYASEVYIVHRRDQLRASQIMQERAFKNDKIKFIWDTVVEEINGDAEQVTGATLKNVKTGETQPFPIDGVFIFIGHIPNTELFTDVINMDEQRYIIVDEMQRTNVNGVYAAGDVHDHVFRQAITAAGAGAAAAIAAEKFVAELENRAYPGN; this is encoded by the coding sequence ATGAATACAAATACAAACAACAGAGAAGATCGAAATATTGTGATTATTGGCGGTGGCACCGCCGGGTTTGCCGCGGGCGTTTATACGTCTCGCGCAATGCTTGAACCTATCCTGATTACAGGAGAGGCACTTGGTGGACAACTCTCTTTGACGCTTGACTTGGAAAATTATCCCGGTTTCTTCGGCAACGAGGCGGGGGTTTTCATACAAGGCATGCAGGAACAGGCAGAGCGGTTCGGCACCGAAGTTAAATTCGACACCGTAACAGCGGTCGACTTTTCGCAACACCCGTTTGCCATCACCACCTACGAGAAAGAATACCGCGCAAAATCTGTGATCATAGCGACAGGGGCATCGCCACGCACACTTGATATTCCCGGCGAAGAGGAATACGGCGGACGCGGTGTCTCCTATTGTGCGACGTGTGATGGGTTCTTCTTCCAAGATCAGCGACTGATTGTCGTTGGTGGAGGGGACGCTGCGTTGGAGGAAGGCATCTTCCTAACCAAATATGCTTCCGAAGTATATATCGTCCATCGCCGCGATCAGCTCCGTGCGAGCCAGATTATGCAGGAACGCGCCTTCAAAAACGATAAAATCAAGTTTATCTGGGATACGGTGGTCGAAGAAATTAATGGTGACGCAGAACAAGTGACGGGTGCCACCCTCAAAAACGTTAAAACCGGTGAGACGCAACCCTTCCCGATCGACGGTGTATTTATTTTTATAGGACATATTCCGAACACAGAACTCTTCACAGATGTCATAAATATGGATGAACAAAGGTACATCATTGTCGACGAGATGCAGCGCACAAACGTAAATGGTGTCTACGCCGCAGGCGATGTGCATGACCATGTCTTCCGCCAAGCGATTACTGCTGCAGGAGCCGGTGCCGCAGCTGCGATCGCCGCTGAAAAGTTCGTCGCAGAATTAGAGAACCGTGCCTATCCCGGAAATTAA
- a CDS encoding xylulose kinase — protein MPRERLALGLDSSTQSLSAVVIDIDTAEKCFEHSLDYRADARLNHFGIGEDYILPPREEGEAEQPPLMYLASLDALFADMREAGIPLENISLINTSGQQHGHVYLNRDADTLLAQLTRPDAVTSSLQILLKDAFAYPNAPIWMTANTTAQTEAVRNGVGGKAKMIDLSGSDAPLRFTGTVVRRVGEQFPECYTATAKVQLISSFIPAVLTGNADVPIDYGNGCGMSLMNYRGKVWDPALLAATAEGLPGGVERLPSKLPSLARPDSIVGSLAAYYVEKYGFDGRCAVIAGSGDNPQSKVPVAGDLLSLGTSFVNMVSTDGDTLDPEGFANAMYDGINRPFMFGCRTNGAMVWDAVRSQYGLSKEEYAPAEAALQTVAPGEFMTFWQPKTESFPVSGAFERIRATAQSTLAEDYTGIIETSLAAVYIYSAVFTKQTQDPLFVTGGATESPEIMRRVAGIWNRPTLPVETGGAALGAAVAGVKALFDAAGKSKLAIEKGDADADMVAESFDVEAFSAVVLKRGESIQPNPADVAAYHGEGKYLQQFREKYEKIIAEHPI, from the coding sequence GTGCCAAGAGAAAGACTCGCACTCGGTTTAGATTCAAGCACACAGAGCCTATCCGCTGTCGTCATTGATATAGACACCGCCGAAAAATGCTTTGAGCATTCGCTTGACTATCGCGCCGATGCACGCCTCAATCACTTCGGTATTGGAGAAGACTACATCTTACCGCCGAGAGAGGAAGGCGAAGCCGAACAGCCGCCGCTGATGTATCTCGCCTCACTTGACGCGCTATTTGCTGACATGCGCGAGGCGGGCATTCCACTTGAGAACATCAGCCTCATCAACACATCAGGACAACAACACGGACACGTCTATCTGAACCGAGATGCCGACACACTGCTGGCGCAACTCACACGTCCGGACGCGGTGACCTCGTCCCTACAAATCCTGTTAAAAGACGCGTTTGCGTATCCCAACGCCCCCATCTGGATGACCGCGAACACGACCGCACAAACGGAGGCTGTCCGAAACGGGGTCGGTGGAAAAGCGAAGATGATTGACCTTTCCGGTTCGGATGCGCCGCTCCGCTTCACAGGTACCGTTGTGCGCCGTGTCGGAGAACAGTTCCCTGAATGTTACACCGCGACAGCAAAAGTCCAATTGATTAGCAGTTTTATCCCCGCAGTGCTGACCGGTAACGCGGATGTGCCTATTGATTATGGAAACGGATGTGGGATGTCGCTCATGAACTACCGAGGCAAGGTGTGGGACCCCGCCCTATTGGCGGCAACCGCGGAAGGCTTACCGGGGGGTGTGGAAAGACTCCCATCCAAATTGCCTTCACTCGCACGTCCAGATTCCATCGTGGGCAGTCTCGCGGCGTATTACGTAGAGAAGTATGGCTTCGATGGTCGTTGTGCTGTGATCGCCGGTTCTGGCGACAATCCGCAGTCGAAGGTCCCTGTTGCCGGAGATTTGCTGAGTCTCGGAACCAGTTTCGTCAACATGGTGTCAACCGACGGGGATACACTCGACCCAGAGGGATTCGCCAACGCCATGTATGACGGCATTAACCGTCCCTTTATGTTTGGATGTCGCACAAACGGTGCCATGGTATGGGATGCCGTGAGGAGTCAATACGGCTTATCGAAAGAGGAATACGCGCCCGCAGAGGCGGCGTTACAGACTGTTGCCCCCGGAGAGTTCATGACGTTTTGGCAACCCAAGACGGAGTCTTTCCCTGTCTCTGGTGCGTTTGAACGCATCCGCGCCACCGCACAATCCACATTGGCAGAGGATTATACGGGTATTATTGAAACGAGCCTCGCCGCGGTTTACATTTACTCCGCCGTCTTCACGAAGCAGACACAGGATCCCTTGTTTGTAACGGGCGGAGCAACAGAGAGTCCTGAAATCATGCGGCGTGTCGCAGGAATCTGGAACAGACCAACGCTCCCCGTAGAGACAGGAGGGGCTGCACTCGGTGCGGCTGTTGCAGGGGTCAAGGCCCTTTTTGATGCAGCTGGCAAGTCAAAACTTGCTATTGAGAAGGGGGATGCAGATGCGGATATGGTGGCAGAATCCTTTGATGTTGAGGCGTTCAGTGCTGTGGTCTTAAAGCGCGGTGAATCAATCCAGCCAAACCCTGCAGACGTTGCCGCCTATCATGGTGAAGGGAAATACCTCCAGCAATTTCGGGAAAAATACGAAAAAATTATAGCGGAACACCCAATATAG
- the moaC gene encoding cyclic pyranopterin monophosphate synthase MoaC codes for MDNSLTHFDEKGNTRMVNVGGKDETRRIAIARGHITARPETLRLIAEQGMKKGDVLEVARLAGIMAAKRTSELIPLCHPLALTSIRVELAIADDAPQVEIEAEVQTVGRTGVEMEALTAVSIAALTVYDMCKAVDKEMVIGEVRLMKKTGGKSGDFTKETVAGSNT; via the coding sequence ATGGACAATTCCCTGACGCACTTTGACGAAAAAGGCAACACGCGAATGGTGAATGTCGGTGGCAAAGATGAGACCCGCCGTATCGCCATCGCTCGTGGGCATATTACCGCCCGTCCTGAAACACTTCGCCTCATCGCTGAACAGGGTATGAAGAAAGGCGATGTTTTAGAGGTCGCACGGCTTGCGGGGATTATGGCGGCAAAACGCACAAGTGAACTGATTCCATTGTGTCACCCCCTCGCCTTGACCTCAATTCGCGTTGAACTCGCTATCGCAGATGACGCACCACAGGTCGAAATTGAAGCGGAAGTTCAGACCGTGGGACGCACAGGCGTAGAAATGGAAGCACTCACCGCCGTGTCAATCGCTGCCTTGACGGTTTATGACATGTGTAAGGCAGTAGATAAAGAGATGGTTATTGGTGAAGTAAGGCTTATGAAAAAAACAGGCGGCAAGAGTGGTGACTTTACAAAGGAAACGGTTGCAGGTTCTAATACGTAG
- a CDS encoding DUF3857 domain-containing protein: MKKKMLQIRIIILTLCLLSTTGFAADHVLIIGGVAGEKSFYDAFWGATSRFHQLLTNEYGYTPDQITFLFEDIGDTNQSGQGGLELVDAESNREQVLAAFNQLAKTVQPSDRFLLFMLGHASRTGRGSAKFNLRGRDITEMEYVGLINGIPAENQVLIFGFPYSGRLVPKLSAPGRIILTSSSPNEGYSLQAGFGDVFVDAFSTADNDINTDGDISLLEAFLSLQTRTKEWYEDRGTVQSEHPHLDDNGDGNATRNLTIVPETEDADGTDDGALATKTFLGTRQTALPSTPSPPEPDEVFADVTPTGSPEEREHENRETSTAIHNAENRPSTLPYDYISEADENVIQDAIDTAPSEKDYPEDGAVVLWESVDVDIDEKSRYIYSTRRVVKIFNEDGADLGEISIPYMRGKDDVTIHHARTFTPDGRIVALDLNDVVTNIPPPSAVDAGLYVDARLMYFTLPEISDGCIIDYAYSTNNLGHVMRGEFWRKVYFQGSQPVQYYRFTVHIPKKKQLYYQISGAPSVEAQRTQQPRSNQLKNIEPTITENNYIRTYTFEVQDVPPLKEEYLMPAPQDLAYSISISSIDSWDKLVTWYATLIREQDTITPEITKKTEQILKGAWSRKEKIKRLYEYVATNIQYLGYELGIWAIKPYPADFVLKVGKGDCKDKTTLLSTMLSSVGINSYPVLISAGDTRGVNAHLPDGGSEVEAVPSLAYFNHMILAVDGGNRDDEFIWLDPTAETCAFGDFPAGDQDRWALIINPRFLTESRQSSETDNPPPTSKRHSMENRLYLFQKSPSIDATSNLKRVHTRVAVKKDMSVSVRQALTVTGIFNMKLRSQLAHLQTSEEKAEFFHKALELDERAKVTEVEVSGLSKLEGELKVEVTWTCQEYLYAIGSQFVLELPIVKHPYAELLSEERRMYPAVIGKALTLEDKISVSTDAPFRIDTVPEEQTLKTEVAEIQIRYSQSKRKAEMHQTIRFLAPRVTPEDIYHLKDVVRIASNRGPKRFILTQ; the protein is encoded by the coding sequence ATGAAGAAAAAAATGCTTCAGATACGCATCATAATCCTTACACTTTGTCTACTTTCTACGACCGGCTTTGCCGCGGATCACGTCCTGATTATTGGTGGTGTCGCCGGTGAAAAATCCTTTTACGACGCGTTCTGGGGTGCCACCTCTCGGTTCCATCAATTGCTCACCAACGAATACGGTTACACTCCGGATCAGATTACCTTTCTCTTTGAAGACATAGGCGATACAAATCAAAGCGGACAAGGCGGATTAGAACTGGTTGACGCAGAATCAAATCGCGAACAGGTTTTAGCTGCATTCAATCAGCTCGCTAAGACTGTGCAACCCTCGGATCGGTTTCTGCTGTTTATGCTGGGGCACGCATCCCGGACGGGTAGAGGGAGTGCGAAGTTTAATCTGCGAGGTCGGGACATTACTGAAATGGAATATGTGGGGCTTATTAACGGTATTCCTGCTGAGAATCAGGTTCTCATCTTCGGTTTCCCTTATAGTGGAAGACTTGTGCCGAAACTGAGCGCGCCGGGACGCATAATCCTCACCTCAAGTTCACCAAACGAAGGCTATTCACTACAAGCAGGATTCGGTGATGTCTTTGTTGATGCCTTCTCTACAGCAGATAACGATATAAACACCGATGGAGACATCTCACTCTTAGAAGCGTTCCTCTCGCTGCAGACGCGGACGAAGGAATGGTATGAGGACCGCGGAACCGTTCAGTCTGAACATCCGCATCTTGATGATAACGGCGATGGAAACGCCACTCGAAACCTAACGATTGTCCCTGAGACCGAGGATGCAGACGGGACAGATGACGGGGCACTCGCCACAAAAACGTTCTTAGGAACCCGTCAAACGGCGCTGCCGAGCACACCATCGCCACCTGAACCTGATGAAGTCTTCGCCGATGTAACACCTACGGGATCCCCCGAAGAGCGTGAACACGAGAATAGAGAGACTTCGACTGCGATTCACAACGCTGAGAATCGTCCATCGACACTGCCCTACGACTATATCAGCGAGGCGGACGAGAATGTCATCCAAGATGCCATTGATACAGCCCCCTCTGAAAAGGACTATCCAGAAGACGGTGCTGTTGTTCTGTGGGAAAGCGTCGATGTAGACATTGATGAAAAGAGTCGTTATATCTACTCCACACGGCGCGTCGTCAAAATCTTCAATGAAGACGGGGCAGATCTCGGCGAAATTAGCATCCCTTATATGCGTGGCAAAGACGATGTCACGATCCATCATGCCCGAACCTTTACACCTGATGGTAGAATTGTTGCGTTGGATTTGAATGATGTGGTAACGAATATCCCGCCGCCGAGTGCTGTGGACGCAGGTTTATACGTCGATGCACGCCTGATGTATTTCACACTCCCAGAAATCTCCGATGGCTGTATCATAGACTATGCCTATTCCACGAACAATCTTGGGCATGTCATGCGGGGTGAGTTTTGGCGCAAGGTCTATTTTCAAGGCTCACAACCCGTGCAATATTATCGGTTCACCGTCCATATCCCGAAGAAGAAGCAACTCTATTACCAGATTTCAGGCGCACCGTCTGTAGAAGCACAACGGACGCAGCAGCCCAGAAGCAATCAATTAAAAAATATTGAACCCACAATTACCGAGAATAACTATATCCGCACTTACACCTTTGAAGTGCAAGATGTCCCTCCTTTGAAAGAGGAATACTTGATGCCTGCGCCTCAGGATCTCGCCTATAGCATTAGTATCTCCTCAATTGATTCTTGGGATAAATTGGTGACGTGGTATGCAACGCTCATTCGGGAGCAGGATACCATTACACCAGAAATTACGAAAAAGACCGAGCAAATCCTCAAAGGTGCCTGGTCCCGAAAGGAAAAAATAAAACGACTTTATGAATACGTCGCCACGAATATCCAGTATCTCGGTTATGAGCTCGGTATCTGGGCAATTAAGCCGTATCCAGCGGACTTCGTTCTGAAAGTCGGGAAAGGGGACTGTAAGGACAAAACGACGCTCCTCTCTACGATGCTTTCATCCGTGGGTATTAATTCCTATCCTGTTCTCATTTCCGCTGGCGATACGCGCGGGGTTAACGCTCACCTCCCAGACGGAGGTTCCGAGGTCGAGGCAGTCCCTTCGCTCGCCTATTTCAATCACATGATCCTTGCTGTTGACGGCGGAAACCGAGATGATGAATTCATCTGGCTCGATCCGACAGCAGAGACGTGCGCTTTTGGGGATTTCCCTGCCGGCGACCAAGACAGGTGGGCACTGATTATCAACCCCCGCTTTCTAACCGAGAGCCGTCAGTCTTCGGAAACTGATAATCCACCGCCGACTTCCAAGCGTCATTCAATGGAAAATAGGCTCTATCTCTTTCAGAAGAGTCCTTCTATCGATGCAACATCGAATCTGAAGCGTGTTCACACCCGCGTCGCGGTGAAAAAGGATATGAGCGTCTCTGTGCGTCAAGCGTTGACGGTAACAGGGATTTTTAACATGAAACTCCGAAGTCAACTCGCACACCTGCAGACTTCTGAGGAAAAAGCGGAGTTCTTCCACAAAGCGTTGGAATTGGACGAACGTGCCAAGGTGACGGAGGTCGAAGTCTCAGGGCTTTCAAAGTTGGAAGGTGAATTGAAGGTTGAAGTGACATGGACGTGTCAAGAGTATTTGTACGCGATTGGCAGTCAATTTGTCCTGGAATTACCGATCGTCAAGCACCCTTATGCCGAACTATTGAGTGAGGAACGCCGGATGTATCCCGCCGTTATTGGTAAGGCATTAACGCTTGAGGACAAGATCAGCGTCAGCACAGATGCCCCTTTTCGGATTGATACCGTTCCTGAGGAGCAGACGTTGAAGACCGAGGTCGCAGAGATACAGATTCGCTATTCGCAATCCAAGCGGAAAGCCGAGATGCATCAGACGATCCGTTTCTTGGCACCGAGGGTCACACCCGAGGACATTTACCATCTCAAAGATGTCGTCAGAATCGCCTCAAATCGAGGACCGAAACGATTCATATTAACACAGTAG
- a CDS encoding MoxR family ATPase produces MPATEEVQAIEELMKSQELILGQLKKVIVGQEDVINQMLMALFAGGHCLLEGVPGLAKTLMIRTLAQILNLKFKRIQFTPDLMPADITGTDVLEEDRTTGHRTIRFIQGPIFANILLADEINRTPPKTQAALLEAMQEYHVTAGGTEFALEQPFFVLATQNPIEQEGTYPLPEAQLDRFMFKIVIDYPTEAEETDIVSATTGAEIPELDTLLSGHVIVALHDIVRRVPAAENVVQYAVRIARATRPKEEDAPDFIQQWVRWGAGPRAGQYLILGAKARAILRGRYNASCEDVRSVAPAVLRHRILTNFHAEAEGVDSDTVIQRLLDTVQEPAARL; encoded by the coding sequence ATGCCAGCAACAGAAGAAGTTCAAGCAATAGAAGAGTTGATGAAAAGCCAAGAGTTGATTTTAGGGCAACTCAAAAAAGTAATCGTTGGGCAAGAGGACGTTATCAATCAGATGTTGATGGCACTTTTCGCCGGAGGGCACTGCTTGTTAGAGGGGGTCCCAGGGCTTGCCAAAACCCTCATGATTCGGACATTGGCACAAATTCTCAACCTTAAATTTAAGCGGATCCAGTTCACGCCTGATCTCATGCCCGCCGACATCACGGGAACCGATGTTCTTGAGGAGGACCGCACAACCGGGCATCGCACGATCCGATTTATTCAGGGACCGATTTTCGCCAATATTCTCCTCGCCGATGAGATCAATCGGACACCCCCGAAGACACAAGCCGCACTCTTAGAAGCGATGCAGGAGTATCACGTTACCGCCGGGGGCACCGAATTCGCATTGGAACAGCCTTTCTTTGTACTCGCTACACAGAACCCGATTGAGCAAGAAGGAACATATCCACTTCCAGAAGCACAGTTAGATCGGTTCATGTTCAAAATCGTCATCGATTACCCGACAGAGGCAGAGGAGACGGACATCGTTTCAGCAACGACCGGTGCAGAGATACCTGAACTTGATACCCTACTGTCTGGGCACGTTATCGTAGCACTCCATGATATTGTGAGGCGGGTGCCTGCCGCCGAGAACGTTGTGCAATACGCTGTGAGAATCGCACGGGCAACCCGTCCGAAAGAGGAAGACGCTCCCGATTTCATCCAGCAATGGGTCCGATGGGGCGCGGGTCCCCGTGCGGGACAGTATCTCATCTTAGGGGCAAAAGCCCGCGCAATTCTACGGGGGCGTTACAACGCTTCTTGTGAAGACGTGAGATCTGTCGCGCCTGCGGTTCTACGCCATCGCATCTTAACCAATTTCCATGCCGAAGCCGAAGGTGTTGACTCTGACACCGTCATCCAACGTCTACTCGACACAGTGCAGGAACCCGCTGCAAGGTTGTAG
- a CDS encoding glycosyltransferase family 2 protein — translation MPSEKISVIIPVLNEENAIANVITDIPKTVRTLNGKTEATVQEIIVVDNGCTDNTATIAHRNGARVIAEPRRGYGFACLAGIAALTTAEPDIVVFLDGDYSDYPTDMPQLLHPILEGKTDFVIGARRADRARNALLPQARFGNWLACFLIKHFYGVRYTDLGPFRAIRYPQLLALNMQDKTFGWTVEMQLKAAKQGIPVCEVPVRYRKRIGVSKITGTFTGTLKAGYKILTTLIYHRFLT, via the coding sequence ATGCCATCAGAAAAAATTTCGGTCATCATCCCAGTCCTCAATGAGGAAAACGCCATTGCCAACGTCATCACCGATATTCCAAAGACCGTGCGTACCCTTAATGGAAAAACTGAAGCAACAGTTCAGGAAATTATCGTCGTTGACAACGGCTGCACCGATAACACCGCCACGATCGCACACCGAAACGGTGCCAGGGTTATCGCTGAACCCCGACGCGGATATGGATTCGCCTGTCTCGCCGGAATCGCTGCACTTACCACGGCTGAACCGGATATTGTCGTCTTTCTGGATGGCGACTATAGCGACTATCCGACAGACATGCCGCAACTCCTCCACCCGATCCTTGAAGGCAAAACCGATTTCGTCATCGGTGCGAGACGTGCAGACAGGGCGCGGAACGCGTTGTTACCGCAAGCACGCTTCGGCAATTGGCTCGCCTGTTTCTTGATAAAACACTTCTATGGTGTGCGCTATACAGATTTGGGTCCCTTTCGAGCGATCCGGTATCCGCAACTCCTTGCTCTGAACATGCAGGACAAAACCTTCGGATGGACAGTTGAGATGCAGCTCAAAGCCGCGAAACAGGGAATCCCCGTGTGTGAAGTTCCAGTTCGTTACCGCAAGCGGATTGGGGTCTCTAAAATCACAGGCACCTTCACCGGCACCCTCAAAGCCGGCTACAAGATCCTCACCACCCTCATCTACCACCGCTTCTTGACATAA
- a CDS encoding DUF104 domain-containing protein yields the protein MKATYRNGVIEPLDKINLPEGQALEIEFKVLLKPPHELSREEKKELIQKMSGSMKGTWGSTVEEIDTYIESERQSWDREF from the coding sequence ATAAAAGCAACATATAGAAACGGTGTGATTGAACCTTTGGATAAGATCAACCTTCCCGAAGGACAAGCACTTGAGATCGAATTCAAAGTTCTCCTAAAACCACCTCATGAACTTTCTCGCGAAGAAAAAAAAGAACTGATTCAGAAGATGAGTGGCTCAATGAAAGGGACATGGGGAAGCACTGTCGAAGAAATTGACACTTATATCGAGTCAGAAAGACAATCATGGGATCGAGAATTTTGA